The genomic stretch CGGTCATAATTGTTTCTGTCATTATTATCATTTTCAGTCGTGGCTAAAACAGATATCACTTCATAACCGGAAGGCAGGTTCGGAAGTTGAACAGAAAATTGCAGGGAGTCTTCTACATCAATTGCTTGTTCTACCAGCTCATAGTGAATGGTTTCTTCCGGTTGTGCTAAAGAATCCGAATTCCGATCGATAAAGACAAACATCTCAAACTTGTCAATCGGTTCCCTGCCTGAATTGGTTAGGGTAAGGTTAAGTTCTGCTCGTTCCTGGTATGAAATTGGATTGGGAGATAGTTCCAGACCGGTTATCGCCAAATCCCTCTGCAGAGGACTGGAATTATTCATCAGCCCGGCAGTGCCTCCTGCTATTTCGCTTAATTTCCAGTTGCTGCTATCTAATCCGGAACGTTCAGCCCAACGGCGTTCCAAAGAGAAATTTCTTTGCTTGCCCCATTCAGGTTTATATCTTGCCGCATCTATGGATTTTCCGGAAGCATCAAACAGAAAAAGTTCACCGCCGTTATTTCGCAGAGATGGAAAACCACGCAACCATTTTGCATTCCCGATAAAATCAGATACCCAGCCAGAATCCGAACTGACACCTAAATATTCTTTTGGTTGAATGATTTCTTCATCGGTAATGAAGATTGACTGAGAGTTGTCATTCGTTTGCGACAACTGCCAGTCAATAAGATTTACCGCTAGTGAAGTTGGATTATACAGTTCTATCCATTCTGCTTCTCCAACATTAGGGAAATACATCCATTCATTGACAACAATACTGCTTTCTTCATATGGAATGAGTATGATATGTTCGATAGAATTGTTGGAAGTATTCTCATCATTCTCGAAAATACATTCAAAATAATAACGCCAACTTCCTGCCGTGGTTATGCTTGTCGATGCGGAAAAAAGCAGCGAATCACCCGGCGACAAATCTGTGGAAATTTCATCAAAGAGGTAAGTAGAGTCTGATGGCAAAGAATAGTGGTCCACAGTTCCAATCAACCGAAATTCTTTTGCGGTTATTACACCAATATTTCGGACAACAAAACTTAAAGTAAACTCAACACCAAATTGCGGCGGAGTGTCTGGGGATGAAATCAACTCCAAACTGATATCCAAATCACCGGGAGACACACTGTTTCTAAAACCCGGTGTTCCAAGCAAATTTTGGCTATCGGCCCAATTGTCAAGTTCATTTTCCGCACTCAGGATGATTTTCTCATCGGAATGCCCTGCCTGGTTGCCGACAGAATAAGAATAGCTATCGACAATTTGTCCATCCGGATTCAATAAGACCACGTGTTTCGAAACTGAATTCGTCCAGCCATTCCTGCCAAAAGTAGCGCCATCGATTGTTAAAACGACTGCGTTGTCCGGAATTAAATCATCGTATGAATTCGAATGGTCAAAATAACCGGCATCTAAAATCAAACCAAAAGTTCCGGGAGGGAGCGTCATTCCTTCACCGGCATCTACAATCTCGTCAAAGCTTGTACTGTCGCCAATTTGCCAGCCTGATAAATTGATAGAATCTGTTTGAGAAAGATTGTAAATTTCAACGAATTCGTCATAAAATTCTGACCCAGTTGGGTCGAACATCACTTCTGATAAAGTAATATTGACATCAGGTTGATGTCTGGGCATAAAAGAAGTTAAAAGGTTAAAAAGAAGCAGCGTGAAAAGCAATTGAAATTTCACAAATGAAAGGTTTAAAAATCGGTGGATCAACATATTTCCCCCTTTAGTTTAGTCATTTATTTTAGTTGACTTTAGAATTACATCATTTTAAAGCATACCCCGTCGGCGTCTTATCGTCCATTCAATGGCAAGAAAAAACAGTGGGATAAACAAAGACCACCACAAATTCCAAAGATTAATTTCTCGATTTATAGTTCTAGCCCTGCCTTCTGCATTCAGATTTTCTGCAAGTTCACCAAAATTCGCTATAGTATAATATGAACCACCACTTATATTTGCAACTCGTTTAAGCAGAGCTTCATTCATCTGTGTCTGTTGAAATTCGATTTCAAACGCACCTACAGAGAACTTACCACTATCTGCACCAAAAAACTGATCCTCCCGATTTGCTTCTGCACTAAAATCATAATCACCACCCTGGAATATTCTAAATTGGATTTCATACTTTCCGTTTCCCATGGGTTCAAGTATATATTCCTTTTCTTCATCTTGGTGTTTAACTTGCAGCTTAACTAGGGCATTGTCAACCGGTTGATAATCTTGAGTATATACCTGGCCCAGAACATAGACTTGTTCTCCACTCCGATAAACCAGTTTATCTGTTGAGATTTTTACTTGTTTAACTTCCTCCCGGGTTACAAGCCATCTAATAGACCTTTGAAGAAACCGCACAAGCATTTCGTTTGTTTTTCCGACTCCCCACATTAATAAATCCCAACGCCAAAATCCATAGCCTAGCAGTGCCAGTGATTTTTGTCCATCAAACTGACGCGTTAATAGAATGGGTTTTCGGGATGCAGCTGTTTCAGGTAACTTGGACATGCTTGGTTCAATGGTTAGTAATACTTCACTGTCCGGTTTCTTTTTAAAATTATTCAGAAAAGTGAATATAGGTGGTAGATTATTCCACATTGTTTGATTAGCACTACGATTGTCTGATATGAGTATTAGCGGTGTATTTTCACCAGCAATTGTCGGATCGACAACTACTTCTTTAACAGATTTTGGAGTTGCGGATATTTGAAATGGCAACACTTCATTAAATTGACTGAGTGCTGCGATATGAAGATTTGGAGCTTCTATAAAATACAATGGTTTCTTTTTACGAATAAGGTTTTCCTTTAAAAAATTCAACAGGTCAATTTGAATAGGCCAGCGGGGGAAACCAAGGAATACCAGCAAATTAAAATCTTCTCTAAGAATCGAATTCACCTTTGCTTTTGTGTAATATCCACCGCCTTTTTTCTGAATAATTGTAAACAATTCAATATTTTCATCATTGTTTAAGGCTTTCTGAATAAACTTCAAATCCAAACTAGGTTCTCCGGCAATAAGCAGGACTTTAATTTTGCTTTCGAGAACTTTTACAAACAAACTGCGGAAATTATTTTGAGAAGTAAACTCGTCTTGTAATGCAGGTATCTCAATTTTATACTCATGAAAACCGGGTTTTTGTGGTGTAAAATGCAATCGGTGGACTTGCTCTTGTCCATCACTGCCTAATCTAACTAATTTGCGATCAATCACCTCATCGCCCTCTTTTAACAGTAGATCAATTCGATTTCCTTCAAACCCTTCGTGTTTTACCGTAATATCTATTGGCACACGATTATTTGTATATACAATATCATTGGTTGCAACCCTTTGTAGTATGATGTCTTTTTTGATACTTGGATCCCCAATACCAATCGTATGAACGGGTATTCCATAACGCTGGACAAAAAACTCAGGATTTTCGCCAGTATTGTAATTGCCATCACTTATAAGGATTGCGGATGTATAATGGCCGTTAAGAAGTTGCTTCTTACCTAAATCCAATGCCCTGCTAATATCGGTGCCTTCACCATCAAATTTTAAAGAATCCGCACTTTTGTAGGAGAAGTTTGTATCAATTCCGGTCGAAAAGGGATAAAAATGTAAATTAAACTTGCTCTCAAGGTTTTCCCAATTACTTGCTTCTAAAAGTTTTTGGACACTTATTGCTCGTTTTTCATTATCATCTT from candidate division KSB1 bacterium encodes the following:
- a CDS encoding lamin tail domain-containing protein yields the protein MLIHRFLNLSFVKFQLLFTLLLFNLLTSFMPRHQPDVNITLSEVMFDPTGSEFYDEFVEIYNLSQTDSINLSGWQIGDSTSFDEIVDAGEGMTLPPGTFGLILDAGYFDHSNSYDDLIPDNAVVLTIDGATFGRNGWTNSVSKHVVLLNPDGQIVDSYSYSVGNQAGHSDEKIILSAENELDNWADSQNLLGTPGFRNSVSPGDLDISLELISSPDTPPQFGVEFTLSFVVRNIGVITAKEFRLIGTVDHYSLPSDSTYLFDEISTDLSPGDSLLFSASTSITTAGSWRYYFECIFENDENTSNNSIEHIILIPYEESSIVVNEWMYFPNVGEAEWIELYNPTSLAVNLIDWQLSQTNDNSQSIFITDEEIIQPKEYLGVSSDSGWVSDFIGNAKWLRGFPSLRNNGGELFLFDASGKSIDAARYKPEWGKQRNFSLERRWAERSGLDSSNWKLSEIAGGTAGLMNNSSPLQRDLAITGLELSPNPISYQERAELNLTLTNSGREPIDKFEMFVFIDRNSDSLAQPEETIHYELVEQAIDVEDSLQFSVQLPNLPSGYEVISVLATTENDNNDRNNYDREILKIGYEPSAIVLNEIMYRPFSNEPEWIEFYNRSSVQIQLTGWSIFEKITGKRTILTEEFIFLNPGEYLVVAGDSLIINSLAALLLVPKSFPSLNNDEDHLQLKDFADTIIDDVFYTSGWGGESGVSLERINPELSSQDSSNWASSASVTGSTIGEINSVFVDKLPDDANLSSAPNPFSPDGDGHEDVTIIQYNLPVTTAFVSLKVFDMLGREVADLLNNAPSGSHRELIWDGRKPNGESLPIGIYILFLKALNQKQGVVRIIKKTVVIAGVL